A stretch of the Flavobacterium aquiphilum genome encodes the following:
- a CDS encoding OmpA family protein, with translation MKKIAILGISTLLVLSFLFTSCESVNNANNAQKGAGIGAVAGGVIGAIIGNNTGIGTAGGAAIGAAIGGGTGAIIGHNMDKQAREIDEALPSADVERVGEGIRLVLKEDAVRFDLNKATLTAQAKANLDKLVPVFKEYGDTNIEIFGYTDSTGKPEYNLTLSQKRAESVKAYLISKGLVASRFKTSGHGIADPIATNDTPEGRSQNRRVEFAITANQKMIEDAKKGQ, from the coding sequence GCACTTTATTAGTATTAAGTTTTCTTTTTACAAGTTGTGAATCAGTGAATAACGCCAATAATGCCCAAAAAGGAGCAGGGATTGGAGCTGTTGCAGGAGGAGTTATTGGAGCAATTATTGGGAACAATACCGGGATTGGTACTGCAGGAGGTGCTGCAATTGGAGCTGCGATTGGCGGAGGAACAGGAGCAATTATTGGGCACAACATGGATAAACAGGCTAGGGAAATTGACGAAGCGCTTCCAAGTGCCGATGTGGAGAGAGTAGGGGAAGGAATTCGTTTGGTTCTTAAAGAAGATGCCGTTCGTTTTGATTTGAATAAAGCAACTTTAACTGCTCAGGCAAAGGCTAATTTGGACAAATTGGTTCCAGTTTTTAAGGAATACGGTGATACAAATATTGAAATTTTTGGTTATACTGACAGTACCGGAAAACCGGAATATAATTTGACCCTTTCACAAAAAAGAGCCGAATCGGTAAAAGCTTATTTGATTTCAAAAGGTTTAGTAGCCAGCCGTTTCAAAACATCAGGTCATGGAATTGCTGATCCAATTGCAACAAATGATACACCAGAAGGAAGAAGTCAAAATCGTCGTGTAGAATTTGCTATTACTGCCAATCAAAAAATGATTGAAGATGCCAAAAAAGGACAATAA
- a CDS encoding ABC transporter ATP-binding protein, with the protein MLQVQNISFGYTEKIIIQNVGFTVSKGQNIAILGESGCGKSTLLKLIYGMYDLNEGQIFYNEKEILGPKFNLIPGMPFMKYLAQDFDLMPYETVAENVGKFLSNGFLPLKKLRIQELLEMVEMTEYANVKAKLLSGGQQQRVALAKVLALEPEVLLLDEPFSHIDNFRKNALRRNLFAYLKKKGITTFIATHDSTDALSFSDETIVLHQGRIIEKGPSADVYNYPLNKYVASLFGEVNELKLSQLMPIDGEDEIILLYPHQLKLDPSGSIKAVAKQSFFKGSRYLIKAVFDKKVIFFEHESALEVNQEVVLKII; encoded by the coding sequence ATGCTTCAGGTTCAAAATATTTCATTCGGTTATACCGAAAAAATCATTATCCAAAACGTTGGTTTTACAGTTTCCAAAGGTCAGAATATTGCAATTCTTGGGGAAAGTGGTTGTGGAAAAAGTACCCTTTTAAAACTTATTTATGGTATGTACGACCTAAATGAGGGGCAGATTTTCTATAACGAAAAGGAGATTTTGGGACCAAAATTTAATTTGATTCCAGGGATGCCATTTATGAAATATTTGGCTCAGGATTTTGATTTGATGCCTTATGAAACGGTAGCCGAAAACGTGGGCAAGTTTCTTTCCAATGGTTTTTTGCCTTTAAAAAAACTACGTATTCAGGAATTACTGGAAATGGTTGAAATGACAGAATATGCTAATGTAAAAGCCAAATTACTAAGTGGTGGACAACAACAGCGAGTGGCATTGGCGAAAGTTTTGGCACTCGAACCGGAAGTTTTGTTGCTTGATGAACCGTTTAGCCATATCGATAATTTTAGAAAAAATGCTTTGCGCAGAAACCTTTTTGCTTATTTGAAGAAAAAGGGAATTACTACTTTTATTGCGACCCATGATAGTACAGATGCTCTTTCTTTTTCGGATGAAACGATAGTTTTGCATCAAGGCAGAATTATCGAGAAAGGACCTTCAGCTGATGTTTATAATTATCCTTTGAATAAATATGTTGCCTCTCTTTTTGGCGAAGTGAATGAACTGAAATTGTCTCAATTGATGCCTATTGATGGTGAGGATGAAATTATTTTATTGTATCCACACCAATTGAAATTGGATCCAAGTGGTTCGATAAAAGCTGTTGCCAAGCAGTCTTTTTTTAAGGGAAGCCGCTATTTGATCAAAGCTGTATTTGATAAGAAAGTCATTTTCTTTGAACATGAATCTGCTTTGGAAGTTAATCAGGAAGTAGTTTTGAAAATTATTTAA